CGACGCTGAGAAAAATAGTGATACTTTTCAATGGTGAGAGCAAATAATTCGGCCCTATTCTTTCTGGGGATAACCTATTAAGAGCGACAATGTCTACTTCGTTTTTGATCGATAACATGATCAGTGAATGTCATTGCTGTCTTTATAGTCAGCTTTATAGTCTAGTATGCCGTTGGCTTTCTTGCATTTCTGCAGACATGGCAGGCACCACTATGAAAAGGTGTCCCTTGTTTTATAGGGGAAGGATTCGATAGTGTAATGAATACTGCGTATTGACGAGCACAAAACGACTACCTAATTCCGCTATTTAACCCGGCCATTTAACGAGGCTTCCATGACATCTATTTCTCCTAGTATGGTATCGCAAGATGACCTTAATGCAGCGTTTAAGCGTTTAAAGGGCATCAGCCAACAACACGCGTTCCCGACGGTGCAAGTGCGTACACAATTGCTTGATTCTTTATTAAAGGCCATCAAGCAGCACGAAGACGCGCTACTGAGCGCCTTACAAAAAGATTTTGGTCATCGCGCCCTCGCGGAATCGAGGCTGGTGGAGCTGGTGCCTTTAGTAGGCGAAATCAAACACGCCCAAAAAAAGCTGCATCAATGGATGCGCCCTTCTCGACGTAAGGTGCACATCAGTACTTGGCCAGCCAGTGCGAAGGTGATGTATCAGCCAAAGGGCGTGATTGGGGTGATTTCTCCTTGGAATTATCCGGTATTACTGTGTCTGGGTCCCTTGGTTGGTGCCATCGCGGCGGGCAATCGAGCGATGCTTAAAGTGTCGGAGTTTTGCCCAGAGACAAACAAAATATTGCGCGTTATCGTTGAGCAATCACTGGGCGATAAATGGGTCAGTTTTATGGAAGGTGACGTGGATGTGGCCAATGGGTTTAGCCAATTGCCTTTTGACCACCTGCTCTTTACCGGTTCGACGTCGGTTGGGCGGATTATCATGCGCAACGCCGCGGAACACCTAACGCCGGTGACTCTGGAGCTGGGCGGTAAATCGCCCTTGCTGGTGGCACCGTCGGCCAATTTAGAAGACACAGCCAAAAAACTCGTTTTCGGCAAAAGCATGAATACCGGACAAACCTGTGTCGCGCCGGACTATGTGTTGTGTCAGTCCGCTCAAAAAGTCGATCTGATTCGTTACATCAAGCAAGAATTAGCGCGCTATTACCCGGATGGCATTCTCAGTGAGGATTACACCAGTGTGATCAATGAGCGACAGCTAGCCCGTTTAAAAGGCTATGTCGACGAAGCCACAAAGGCGGGCGTGGCATGCGAAAACCTCATGCCGCAAGGCCCGATTGAAAGCGAAGGTAAGCTG
The sequence above is a segment of the Marinomonas sp. IMCC 4694 genome. Coding sequences within it:
- a CDS encoding coniferyl aldehyde dehydrogenase; its protein translation is MTSISPSMVSQDDLNAAFKRLKGISQQHAFPTVQVRTQLLDSLLKAIKQHEDALLSALQKDFGHRALAESRLVELVPLVGEIKHAQKKLHQWMRPSRRKVHISTWPASAKVMYQPKGVIGVISPWNYPVLLCLGPLVGAIAAGNRAMLKVSEFCPETNKILRVIVEQSLGDKWVSFMEGDVDVANGFSQLPFDHLLFTGSTSVGRIIMRNAAEHLTPVTLELGGKSPLLVAPSANLEDTAKKLVFGKSMNTGQTCVAPDYVLCQSAQKVDLIRYIKQELARYYPDGILSEDYTSVINERQLARLKGYVDEATKAGVACENLMPQGPIESEGKLAFQVLHQPDDTLGVMQEEIFGPLLPILTYSDMSEALAYIQQRPRPLSMYLFTQDAQDQTRCEQQTVSGSLVINHTLIQVAQADLPFGGVGASGMGAYHAEEGFRTFSHSKSLLRKRGPNMLALLRPPYRRGIHALVAKYWPFL